TGACCGATAATACTACTGATTTTTGCCTTATGAGTGTCAAGATTTTGTGTTTGATTTCATTTCATCCGTTATGCTGTGGTTGCTGCTGTGTTCATTTATAGAGATTTTTGTGTAGTGAAAATTCAGGGAAAAAACTCATGGCAAAACAGTTAAATCTTCTCTCAACAGGACAGGTAATCACCACAGCCCTGCACACGGAGATGCAACGGTCTTACCTAGAATATGCCATGAGTGTGATTGTCGGGCGGGCGTTACCAGACGTGCGTGATGGCTTAAAACCAGTGCATCGGCGCATTTTGTATGCGATGCACGAACTCGGTTTAACCCCTGACAGACCCTATCGTAAGTGCGCTCGTGTAGTCGGAGACGTACTGGGTAAATATCATCCCCACGGCGACCAATCGGTTTATGACGCTTTGGTTAGGTTGGTGCAGGATTTTTCCAGTCGGTATCCCTTATTGGCAGGACATGGCAACTTTGGCAGTGTGGATAACGACCCACCCGCAGCGATGCGCTACACAGAAACGCGCCTTGCAGCCATCAGCCATGAGGGAATGCTGACAGAAATTGGTGAAGAAACGGTGGAATTTATCGGTAATTTCGATAATTCCCAACAAGAACCGACAGTGCTACCAGCACAGTTACCGTTCTTGTTGCTAAATGGCTGTGCGGGTATTGCGGTCGGGATGGCGACGAATATTCCACCGCACAACTTAGGGGAAGTTGTTGATGGGTTAATTGCCTTAATCGACAATCCCGATCTAAGTGATGAAAAATTATTTCAGCTAATTCCGGGTCCAGATTTTCCCACCGGCGGGGAAATCATTGGTGATGTTGGCATTCGCGAGGCATACAGCACAGGTAAGGGTGGTATTGTGCTGCGAGGAGTTGCCCAAATAGAAGAAATTGCACCTGTTAGGGGTAGCAAACGGCGAACAGCAATTATCATTACGGAATTGCCTTTTCAAGTGAATAAGGCAGCTTGGATTGAGAAAGTAGCGGAATTAGTGAATCAAGGTCGCTTGCAAGGAATTTCCGATCTGCGGGATGAAAGCGATCGCGAAGGTATGCGCGTAGTCATTGAACTCAAACGCGATACTAACCCCCAGGATGTTCTTGGGCATTTGTACCACCAAACCGCTCTGCAAACTAATTTTGGGGCAATTCTTTTAGCGATCGTTGATGGACAACCACGCCAGCTTAGTTTGCGTCATTTGTTGCAGGAATTTTTAAGTTTCCGCGAACAGACTCTTAATCGGCGTTACACCCACGAGTTAGAAAAAGCACAAAATCGCCTACATTTGCTCGACGGTTTGCTCAAAGCATTATCTAACTTAGATGATGTGATTGAGATTTTGCGGCAAGCGGCTGATGGTGCTAGCGCAAAAATCGATCTGTGTAGCCTGCTGGATTTGACTGAAGTCCAAGCAGATGCCATTTTAGCAATGCCGTTGCGACGTCTCACCAGTTTAGAACAGCAAAATTTACAGCAGGAGTTTGAGCAATTAGCTGAGGAAATTGAATTATTACAGCGGTTGCTCAACGACAGAAAAGAGTTACTTAAAGCGCTGAAAAAAGACTTGCGTAGTCTCAAGCGCAAGTACAGCGATGCTCGTCGTACCAAGCTTTTGGCTCTTGATACCCAGACCAAGGGGCTCCTTGAAGACAAGGAGACAAGGAGACTAGGAGACAAAGAGGAGAATCCAAAATCCAAAATCCAAAATCCAAAATCCGAAGAGCCAGCAGAAGAAGTTGTTTTAGAGTTTAGTCAGCGGGGCTATGTGCGCCGTACTCAGCCATCAGCTAAAAAGCCCAAAGCTGACAACGGTTTGTCGGATAATGACTTCATTATCCAAATAGCAGTGACTGATACAGACAAAGAATTAATGGTGTTAACTAGTGGTGGTAAAGTCTACCCTGTGAATGTAGGAGACATTCCCCCAACTACTGGGCGTTCTCCACGGGGAAAACCGCTGATAACCATGCTCAGTAGTACCGCTCAAAGTTCTCAAGAAGCTGTTATCAACCGTTTTGTACTGCCAGAAAACGCCGAAAGCTCGCAAATGATTCTTTTGACAAAGCAGGCACGAATTAAGCGCCTCTCCCTTGGGGAATTTACTAATCTGACTCGTCGCGGAATTACAATTTTAAAGCTAAAAGACGATGATGAATTGTTATTTAGCCAATTCACTACTCCTGGAGAACATCTAATTGTTGCCAGTTCCGGCGGACGATTGTTGCGGTTTCCGGTAAATGATGAACAATTAGCGATTATGGGTCGTACTGCTGTTGGGTTGCAAGCATTACGGCTGTTGAAACATCAGCAAATGGTCGGCTGTGTAACATTCGCCAAGGATAGTAATTTGTTGTTAGTTACTGAAGAAGGATATGCCAAACGAATACCAGTGAAAGATTTCAAACTAGCTAATCGCGCTGATTTGGGTACGCAAGCGCTGAAGTTTAAAACTAAAACTGACAATCTAGCTGGTATGGTAATGGCGATCGCACGAACTGAGGTAGCGCTAGTAACAAATCGAGAGCGGGTAGTGCGTCTAAGTGTAGAAACAGTGCCTTTGTTAGGCAGAGATGCTACCGGTGAAAGCGTTCTCCAGCTTAACCGGGATGAAAAAATCATCACCGTTGCCCAAGTATATTCTTAAGCAGGGCGATGTTCATTCTAAAAGCAAGCCAACTAAGAGAGGATTTAGAGGCGCTAGTTTAACTGCGCTTCAAATTCCTGCTTGAAGTTGGCGATATTAAAGCTCTACTAGGTTACGCTCGCTTCTGACAAGCTTTGGATCATTTATCTATTGGAACACTCTTAATTTTTCTGACAAAATTTAATCAGGACTTACGCAAAAACTCTCCCAAACTCTTATTTCTCTGTGTCCTCTCTCTTGGAAAGCTTTGATGCCTGCGGCAACCCCTTCTCCTAAAGGAGACGCTCCGCGAACGGGGAACGGAGGTTTCCTCCGCTCAAACTTTCCGCTGCTTCCTCTGCGGTTCGTTTTTCCATCATTCTGCGTAAGTCCTATTAATCTTTAAATCCACAAAAATTACCTTAGTAGTAGAGACGTTCCACACCGAACGTCTCTTCTGTTCTTAAATGCTAATTATTACTAATACTTCAAAGGACTGTGTACAGCAGGATTCACACAATACATCAAATATTAGTTAAAAAACTCTTAATATTTTACACGATCACAGATATACTAGTTGCAACTATATTTCAATAATCTCATTAATTGTGACAAAGCAAAACTGAAGCGCTTTGTAACCTCAGGCTTAAAAATTCACCTTCAAGTGGATTTTTTAGTCTGTTCTCCATATCAGCGATCGCTATCAAAGTCAATAAAATATCACAAGATTTGAAATATTATGTTGCATTTTCCCAAAATCTTGTTATATTAGTTTAC
Above is a genomic segment from Tolypothrix sp. NIES-4075 containing:
- the gyrA gene encoding DNA topoisomerase (ATP-hydrolyzing) subunit A — translated: MAKQLNLLSTGQVITTALHTEMQRSYLEYAMSVIVGRALPDVRDGLKPVHRRILYAMHELGLTPDRPYRKCARVVGDVLGKYHPHGDQSVYDALVRLVQDFSSRYPLLAGHGNFGSVDNDPPAAMRYTETRLAAISHEGMLTEIGEETVEFIGNFDNSQQEPTVLPAQLPFLLLNGCAGIAVGMATNIPPHNLGEVVDGLIALIDNPDLSDEKLFQLIPGPDFPTGGEIIGDVGIREAYSTGKGGIVLRGVAQIEEIAPVRGSKRRTAIIITELPFQVNKAAWIEKVAELVNQGRLQGISDLRDESDREGMRVVIELKRDTNPQDVLGHLYHQTALQTNFGAILLAIVDGQPRQLSLRHLLQEFLSFREQTLNRRYTHELEKAQNRLHLLDGLLKALSNLDDVIEILRQAADGASAKIDLCSLLDLTEVQADAILAMPLRRLTSLEQQNLQQEFEQLAEEIELLQRLLNDRKELLKALKKDLRSLKRKYSDARRTKLLALDTQTKGLLEDKETRRLGDKEENPKSKIQNPKSEEPAEEVVLEFSQRGYVRRTQPSAKKPKADNGLSDNDFIIQIAVTDTDKELMVLTSGGKVYPVNVGDIPPTTGRSPRGKPLITMLSSTAQSSQEAVINRFVLPENAESSQMILLTKQARIKRLSLGEFTNLTRRGITILKLKDDDELLFSQFTTPGEHLIVASSGGRLLRFPVNDEQLAIMGRTAVGLQALRLLKHQQMVGCVTFAKDSNLLLVTEEGYAKRIPVKDFKLANRADLGTQALKFKTKTDNLAGMVMAIARTEVALVTNRERVVRLSVETVPLLGRDATGESVLQLNRDEKIITVAQVYS